The stretch of DNA TGCTCGTCTGTCCAGAGTTACTTTGCCAATACAAACTGTCACACTCCCGTTGGCCTCTTGAATGGTTGCTGTAGGTGAAAGGAGCATCATTTCTCAAACATTCCCATGGTtgaaggaaaaataacaaagaaagagaaagccAGGCTTGGAGTGAACACTTTGAATACTAAAAGCAGAGGAATCCATCTTGTGTTTTTGGGCCAGGGGATCCACTCAGCTCCATTCTCTGAGTCACATCCACATTAACCCATTagcctcttcctctgcctttccAGAGCTTCATCACACAGCCTGGCAATAAAATGAAGACCAGCTTCCAGAAGTCCATTCCAATGAGCACCTATTTGGTATGCTTTGCTGTGCACCAGTTTGCCTTTTTGGAAAGAACGTCTGCCCGAGGAATTCCTGTGAGTTTACATTATGTATCACCATCAAAGCTCAATCACTTTACAACATGTACTGatgaaaatatttgaatgtGACTGATACTATTAGGCTGATCCTGTCATATATCAATATGTgcatatttgcattttcttttgctcccTCTGCCTTTACAGTTGAGAATCTACGCCCAGCCAAGTCAGTTAGAAACTGCACAATACGCAGCCAACACAACCAAGATCATCTTTGACCATTTTGAGGAATATTTCAACATGACATACTCCATTTCAAAACTGGGTATGTTTAGGCAAATTCTTTCATAATCACCATGCTCCCCTTACCTACAGGATTTCCACACTATATTGCCTCTAGCTGCTATAATCAAAACAGCCAGGGATGGTCAGAGCACCACCCCAGAACTGCTATCTGGACTCTGGGCACAACCGACCAATATTATTCACAGTTGCATCTTAGTACATGCAATAGGATCAACTACAATGGTAGCATTAACGTGTGAGGGATCTGCTGTAATCACCATAGATGAAACATGGTGTTCATCCAGTAACATACTGGAATTGTTTCAGTAATCGTTTCAGGGAAAATAGTGAGCAGCTGTCCTAACTGAAGCAAAAATATATTCTATTGAAAACAGGTGGCTTATCAGTACCTCTGTGAGTTTACCCACGGTAAGAGCAACTGTAAGGACACAATGCATTTGAGACAACTAAAACCAAATCCAATGGAAGAAATCTGCCTGGGtagaatttaaatgaaaagtttaGCAGTCAGGGCTGTTGTCATAGGTGTGTTTTCCAGAGGAACCTTAAAAGATacatgagagaaaacacacatgcctGTACGTCATCAGTGATCATCAGCATTGAAGTGATAAGATCAGCTTCATGATGtagattttcttctttcttgtgTACACGAGGGAAGGTTGTTCTAGCGGAGGTGTTACAGGAAAGATCAGTTGGTCGCCTAAAGCCAGCTTTTAAATATTATCTAATACAATTGGGAATTCTCTGGGGATGAAGAATACCCATCCCAACTTTGATGGCAATATTGTGGATAGCTGTCTCAGGCAGTAATGTAACACAACATGTGATAAACGGTTACTTCAGTGGACTCTCTGTACCGTTCTGATCCAGATAAGATAGCCATCCCTGACTTTGGTACGGGTGCCATGGAGAACTGGGGCCTCATCACATACCGGGAGACAAACCTGCTGTACGATGAGAACCAGTCATCCTCCTACAATAAGCAGCGAGTGGCCAGTGTTATCGCCCACGAGTTAGTCCACCAGGTAATACTATCAAGTCGGTCATTACTTACTTTAACACATGCAggatgtgttttctttatttgtcatgtaCATTCAaatgcagtggtggaaaaaaaaaaaaagaataataaaagtcTCCACCAAGTCAAATCAAAAATGTGGGGGCCAGAGAGTAAGTCCAGAAAGTAAGTGTAAAGTCAAGGAGTTCAGTCCACCAGTTCATTTCACTTAAGATGAAAGCAAGATGGATCAATGGAAACGTAAGATGAACGCCTCAGTGTTTAATCTTCCAAATGAATGTAGACCCCATGTGGTGTCAAAAGAATCAAAATCGAGTTTGTCATATAGTTTACAGGTTTATTGTCTTGCGATGTCAGGACTCAGACCGATTAGGTCATATCCAGATAAGTGGATaaaaaatgtgaagatttgaaGGAGTGGTAGAAACATTCCCAACATAAAGCAGACCGTCATCAGAATACACAGATGTATGATGGTTAATATATAGTGTATAGCAACTGAATCATGCAGTGTTTGGATGCTTTATATCTGGTGCTTTATATCTAGTAGggttttatctttatttcacaCATCGATGGATCACTCATTGTCTCCTGAAAGAGCTCAGAGTTCagaactgtaaatgttttatgatACACAATGCGGGAACAAATCCTTCCATGATGGGAGATAAGAGGCCTTGAGACAGTCCATAAAGTTTTATGAAGTGTTTCAAGTTACAGGGAAGCGGGATTAGGAATGGTTAGTTTTGAATATGATGGGTGGGCGATGGggttatagatagatagatagatagatattcctttatttatcccacaatggggaaatttcaagtcagcagcagttctgattcacacatacaagatacagttcacacatacaaagaaagggaataaaaaaatataaaatatatgtatgtttatgAGGCCCTAATGATATACAATGAAAGAATGCGGTCTTGTATAGGTATCTAGTTGTAATATCATTATTCCTGTAATTCTTTAAGCAAAATTCTGCAGTCAAATAAAGGCAGAGTCACAAATCATAGCTGTGAAACATTTAAAGACTGGTCCCACTGAGGATGGAACTGATGGTGGAGCTGCATGTTCTCTAGTAGATCACCTAGTGAATTTAGTGTGTGATGCTCTGGAGAATAgttgtgtgacattttttaagTCACATTGAAGCTCCTCTCACTGTCAGACATCATCAGACCAAAAGCCTGGAATGGATTATACTTAATGTAGAAGGTATGTGCAGTAATTATTGAGTTTCATTAAAGCTCTGTTTTTACCTTGGGGACCCCCAGCGGGTCAATCAGTCACCACACattctgtgtcatttttgtTCGTTTGGATCCCCAGAATCACATGAATTGTGTTTTTCCAGTGGTTTGGAAACATCGTGACCATGGATTGGTGGGATGACCTCTGGCTTAATGAGGGCTTTGCCAGCTTCTTTGAATACGTCGGTGTGGAGAAAGCTGAACCAGACTGGGGAATGGTGAGTTCTCTTTTAAAGGCCCAACAAAGGAGCATCGAACAGTCCGACTGACAGCGGGCCGGTTATTTTGAAGAGTTCAGTCCCCTGAAACTTGCCTTGTGTTCGGCTGTCGTACAGCGAGACATCATGATCATCAGTGATGTGCTTCCCGTCATGGTGGATGACGCCCTCCTTTCCTCTCACCCGATCATCGTGAACGTGGCGACCCCAGCAGAGATCACCTCTGTGTTTGACGCCATCTCATACAGCAAGGTACGACGACTGGAAGACCACACACAATAACGATTCATGCTCCCCATGGTAACAATGACATATGAGTTACATTACCaacaaaatacagaccatttatcatGGAACAGAATTctattgataatgaaaatgatccaACTTTATGCAGGGAGCATCCATTCTAAGGATGCTGGAGGACTGGATGGGTAAAGACAAGTTCAGAGATGGCTGTCGAGTAAGTCAGGCGCTATTACAGCTTCACGACACATATGTCACGATGGATGTAGCACTCTTcctaaatgtttgttttgctttcatttttttcttctttccccaGAAATATTTGAAGGACTACTTCTTCAATAATGCCAAAACAGCCAACTTCTGGGCGTCTCTTGCCAGTGTATGTTTTAACAGTATAAATGGGGCtagtaaataagtaaataaggTTTGTGTAAAAACAACGTAATTTGGTTTCTTTCTGAAAGTGAGGTCAGAATAAGGATCATTCTGTCATGTCTGTCCGCAAAGCACAGTCCTAGAGTCATGATAATacaacacctctgaagctctACAGCTCACTCATTAACACTTTTAAATCCACTTGGGTCAATcttaatgtatataatgtacatacactactcacaaaaagttagggatattcgactttcaggtgaaatatatgtaaaatgtaaaaagtgaatgctacagtgatattatatcatgaaagtagggcatttaagtagaagcatgcaatggtaatttcttcattttaaacaatgtatttgaagaaaatctaacaacagtggtaggtataccacaacaaaaaatgttcagtgtctcaataaattgggatgtggccaaaggacgtccactcctctcctttctgtgactcttccagtctctgtatcactgttacaacctcctgatgacactctgtgactctctaagctcagtgaacacctccgtctgaggacttcctgtttgaagccttgcAATGGCGaagtgctgctgatcaatagttaggtgtcgtctcggcctcatgatgtcagaatgtgaacagcatgatgaggaggactgtttaaataccaattctaactgaaggaaatgtattggtggattcatggatcaaacctgttgaatgttgctgttaagcttcttgttagagaacagcaacttgtgcagaaagtactgaaacactgaacagttggacatgttcattcaaaagtttagagaaggtcacattaagttcacctggaaaggttagaatgcattttaggttcatcctgaaatttcacctgaaagccgaatatccctaactttttgtgagtagtgtatatatgaaaatgtcattttgtggttttaagcCATTTCTGTCTACTGAAAACCTCGAAATAGTAATTAATGCTTTTATATGATCATGGCTAGATTATTGCAATTCCCTTTTTTCAGTCTGCAGCAGAAAGTCTTCATTAATCCAGAATGCAGCCTCCAAATTTGAACAGGCAGCAGAACATTTAACACTTTACACTTATCCTTTCTAgagttgattttaaaatgttacttttaaaGCCACGAACACTTTGGCCCCAACTAAATTTCCGACCTTATAGCTTCCGCCCTGAGGTCCTAAAATGTAGATCTCCTGATGGTCCCTAACTGTAGACTGCAAAACAAAGGTGACAGAGCGTTTATCATCAGGGCCCCAGACTCTGGAACAACCTTCCAGGGGTCAGGTTGGCTAAGTCTATTTATGTATTCTAATCTCTTAATATGCACTTTTATGGTCTTCACGTGATCCTTTATCTCATCTCCAACaccatttcattgttttatatcgtattgttatgttttattaccattgctttatgtgtgtgtgtatgcgagCCCATTCTACGACTGGTTTTATTATGGTTTTATGATTAACAAGTTCCATACTCCTGTAAACACTTTCTAAACAGTGTTGTCAGATATGGTCAGTGAGCACAGATGTGGTAATCAGTGAGCTGTTGGTAGTTGTATTTCAAAACTTTGGACggagccaggctagcagtttccccctgcttccactctttatgctaaactaatcCAACTACTCTGTCTCTAGCTTTTAGACAAGGGTCTGATATCCATCTGAACATGTCACtttcagcaggaaaacaaataagcatattCACGAAAATGTTGAAGAAGTGCTTTAACAGCTTGTCTGTGTTTAGGTGAGTGGGTTACAGGTTGCAGAGGTAATGGATACATGGACCAAACAGATGGGTTATCCTGTGCTGGACCTTTCTGTCTCAGAGACAAATGCCAAGCTGACTCAAAGGCGTTTCCTCCTGGATCCTAAAGCTGATATAAACGCCCCTCCTTCACCTTATGGGTCAGTGATGCAAAGCAAGTGTTGTGGGAGGGAACTTGGGCCAGAGACTAAGTGTCAGTCTTCTCCTTCCAGGTTCAAAGTTAATCAAAGtttcaaaaaaatcaaagagtCAATCTTCCAAATGGGAACCAGAAGACCTCAGGATTCAGCGCAGTAGAGGTTTATTGTCAACAACAAAGCCCAAGACCTGAGCAAGATCAAATCCTGAACAGTTCTAACAAACAATGCAAGGTCCCTTTTTTATAGCCCAAAATCAGCAGAATGAtctcatctgcctgcccccttgCATCTGCACCCAGCCAATTAGAATATACCATACATGCCGGGGCGGGTAAGTCCCCCTGGgcagttattatttttatccTACAGCACACCCTGCAGACACCGTTAGGTTCCAATTCCTcctcaatacattttttaaaacaaaatattcactCCAATTTACACCATCAGAttctggtttcttcttcttctgcattttttttaaaaacaaaagtgtaaaatgtgatatttggttaccTTCTGGTTACATTGATTCATTTTGATTGGTTACATGTTCCATCACACTTGTTATCTGATCAGCACACCTGTTATACTAAGTCATTGTGTTACATATCTTGATCAGTTCATACTAGATTAACTAGATCATTTAGTTTGCACATCTTAATCAACACTTAATCACATTATGTTTACATTAtgtgatatctcaatatttgataCCACACAAGATAGAAAGCCCCCTTTCAAGTCTTAAATCCTCAGAGCTGTCTAAACTGGGTTAGGATGGCGTCGTCCTACAGTGGCATCATTACCCATCAACCACTACAAAAGGTCCAAAGGCCCCCAAAGCTCAGCTTCAGCTGAGTTCCTATTACCACCTAATCATTAGCTCATTTATAATTAACACATTTGATAGATTATTTCAAGGTAGCAAATGGTGCTCAAATCTATTATACTAATAGTATAATATTGGATTTAGATGCACTTCCTTTCTACTCTTTGTTCTGTTGTCTTTTGTATTGCAAGTAACTTGGATGGACCATGAAGTACAGAGTTACTAAGAGATGTAAGTTTAATTTGATAGCTTTTGGTAGTATTAGAAGTAGATTGGTAGTTCAGGATAATAAGCTTCAATACAAAATGCTTTTTGAGAATCATCTGATTGAGATACTGTTGTTTGACCATTTAGTTCAGAGAGTTACCATTGTCACCATCTGCTCATGTTGGAGTGTTGATGTACTAAAGGTCAAGTCTCTGGTTGTCTTACCACTGGTATCAAAACAGATCCATTAAAGCTGCGCAAatcaggtttttattttaataatgggTCAAATGACTATGTGACGTGTGTGGTTCGTAGCAATGGGCACAGAGAGTTATGACCAAATCTGACATTCCACTCCGCTCTACCGAGttttaaagaatatatttgTCATTATTTCGTTTTTACAGCCTCCAGCTTTATGGTTTTGGGTCACCCTGAGTCAACCtggttccagcagcagcaggctgctgttttccttcaaAAAAGCTCAAACGAATCCAGTGTACACCACCTGCCCAGtgtcaaacagcagacagacagagtttgACACTAGTTGGTGAACAGCTAGCAGCTAATAGCAGATATTTTTCTAAGGATGATGATGGAGAACAAAATGAGATTTGATAGGTGCAGCTTCAaggaatcaaataaaaatgtgtttcataaaGATGACTTCAAAATGAGTAGGTTTTGTATGTCTGTACATTCATAACTATGACTGTGTTTGGTTACAGGTACAAGTGGACAATTCCAGTCAAATGGCACTCTGTGAAAAGTGACAAGACTGTGTTGACGATGTTTGACAAGAGCAGCAGAGGTAGAAATACTCAAAACAGTGGATTAACACCCTGCCTTTCAGCTCTCTTATCCTTGTAGTGAGACACCTAACAGAAAAGTAGGGAATAAGAATGGACTCTTAGCAGAAGCGGACCAGTCTTCTCAGTGTTCACGTGCCTCACTTCCACACTAATGTACTCTCACTGACTGTGCTCACTTTCAGAGCACGTCATCAGTGACTACGTGGCCTCAGCTGACGGGCTGCTGAAGGTTAACAACGATCACATCGGATTCTACAGAGTCAACCATGCCGACCACATGTGGACCGCTATCAGTCAACAGCTGCAAAGCAACCACTCTGTAATGCTGTGTTCAGTGACTACACACtctgcacatgtacacacgAGCTAGCACAATTCCAGGTTCAGCTGTCATTTAGTTCTCATAGTATCTGACAGtatgtctcagtgtgtctgactgCTGTTAACCTCGCTCACCATCAGCCTCTGTCGTGCTCTTTTAGAATTGTATGTAATTCTAAAAATAATGCCATAACACCTTTCTTTTCTTGTAATACCATGACTttatatttacctttttttaaatattgtgcCCCATAAAATCACTACATTATTCtcataatattacatttatttctgttttcttgttttattctcACGACATCATGACTGTTTTATATTGCTACTTTATTCTTGGAATCTCTGTTAATTCTGTTTCACCGCAAGGAGATACTTCCTTGTACCTAGCCTAGATTAAGCATTTTCTTATCTATATTTAACCGACACTGAATGCACATTCAACCAATCTTACATTTAAAACTGCCAGACAtatgaatgtctttttttcttttctttttttatcttagAGCTGAATTAGAGCTCTGAGAACCGGAGACACATGACACATAAATGCTTTGGTGTCTATGTTCTATGATTTCTTGGGGAGGTTTAGTAGCTCCATCGTATTGAATAGCTCATGGCTACTattatgttttctgttattATCTCATATTTGACTTAGATTTCTGTGTTAAACAGGAGTTTGATGCAGCTGATAGAGCAAGCTACATCGATGACGTTTTTGCTTTTGCAAGGTAAGATTGcaccccaacacacactgaacattCATGTCACCAATCATATACAAGGGTtgtaaattctgttttatttcacaggGCAGACATAGTGGATTATGGTAATGCCTTTAACCTTACCGAGTACCTAACAAATGAGACTGAACACATCGTCTGGGACCGTGTGGCGACCTCTATCGCCTATGTTCGGAACATGCTCTCAGGCAATGATGCACTCTACCCAAAGTTTCAGGTAAGACGGCTGCTAATTCTTACACATATTAAGctttcaaatttcaaatgtaaaatctcATTCACTTTAAAGTTTATGTGTGGCCTTAACTTTCAGCTAGCCACCTCAGCAAAATCAgcacaaatgtctttttttgcacttttttaaCAACAAGCATTAATCAAGTCGATGATATAATGACGTGGTCGTGTGAAAAGCTCTCAGGGAATTACATTATGTATTGactgaacacattttaagaGAATTGAAAGGCAGAGGGATCTGTACTAAATACAATATACATAGGTAGGACATACAGTATACTTTGATATTTTCAGAATAACCTGGTAGGAACACTAGTGAGTTTAAGCATTTCTTGACGTCTGATTAAATTTGaccttttatcttttatccagaaaacatacaaaattcTTCAAAGTTGTTATAGCCCATAGAATTCTGTTGTAGTGCTTCTTTTAACAGATAACTTAGATATTTGTAAATGTGGGCCctatagtatatagtataagTAGTCCaatagatcacctcagctggcatcAATCTTTGATTGATTAGCTATTTGGAGGATTGATAACACACTCGCTGTGCTTAGTTACAAAGAGAGGAGCAGGCAGTCTAATAGGTTTATATGTTGCAGCGTCATCATTCAGAAATCAGTCAGGTCACATGGAATGGAAAGTTTTTAGAATTGCTTTGGAAACTGGCATTTTGACACTGAAACATACATACTTAGAccaaaatttgaattttctaaTTTGAATACATATTGAACACTGATGAGAAGCTATAGAatgatataaaaaacaaaaaaataatgtctTTTCCCCATTAATTGTACTTATTACTAGTGCTTTTATTAATACTCATTATTTACTTAAGATTAGGCTTTGTGGATCACAAGCATTTAAAGagtttatactttatttttgtttatacaTTTTAACTCAGGCCATTCTGCTCTATATTGCATGTGTGATATCTATTCATCAAATCACACCTGATGACATATGGAACACAGCATACAGTGTCATGCTGGGATAGGCTGAAAGTCTTCTGATTGATGAGCTCATTTGTGAAATCTGTTATACATTAGCATTTGCCTCTGGAGAGTTGAGATGCTGTGCAGTGACTGGAAACAGGCTGTACATGCAAGAAAGCCCTCAAACATCTCACAGCTGAAAGAATTCTGTGTTGAGGAGTGGGGCAACCTTTCCTCAGACCGATGTCAGAGACTGGTAGATGGCTACAAGAAGCATCTCACTGAAGTTATTTCAGCCAAAGGGGGGTTTAACACTAGCTTTTAGGGGGTAGGGTGTCCTAACCTTTTCCTAAGTTAGACTACGCATTTTTGTTTAATGAGTAAAACAAggttcatttttgttttttacctgcAATTAAATCACTTTCTTTTccagagataaataaaaacaagattagACATCGATATGTGAACATTTCTTAATAAAGAACTGAATATTTAATGGGGTGTCCTCATTTTTTCACATGACTGTACATACTCTACTACTTTGGCCAAGTAACTGCTGATCCATtatactgatatatatatatatatatatatatatatatatccctgCCACTGttgcactatataaataaagattaattgattgattaactcCAGGACTCATTGTTACATGAACTGAAATCGATCCAATAGATAGGACTTAAtccagcttaatgcagttccttttataccaatgaactgttccagtctctgtaacaggatgtgatggtcaatggtgtcgaaagcagcactcaggtccaacaagaccaggacagagagaagtcctctgtctgatgctataaggaggtcgtttgtaaccttcaccagtgtctctgtgctatggttcgctctaaaacctgactgaaaatcctcaaatagactattagagtttagaaaattacacagctgattggctacaacacattaagcccaacagctgtttccatggtttgAGGTTGAATTAGAACCTTCTTGTACCTTTAAAGAGACAAAGTGGTCAGCATGGTTCTGTATAGTTCCATGATGATTATTgagaaacatgtttgttttttctagaAACTGTTCCAGGACCATGTTCATGCAATCTCAACAGAACTTGGATGGACTGATGAAgggtcacagacacagaggtaCAGTAGGAATAATGGATCTCTCCCTGATTACTGTAATACTATTATTGATGTTGAActacatttttgctttttcttgtatGCTAACCAATGTAGCATGGGTGGCTGGTGATCCTGTCATGTGACTGTTGGATGTGTTTGGCAGGTTACTGAGGGAGACTGTGCTCGGAATCGCTTGTCAGATGGGGAATCAGGGGGCTCTTGATGAAGCCTCTCGTATTTTCGACCAGTGGATTGATGGAAGTCTCAGGTATCACCAATCCAGTGGATTATTTGTGATCAATTTTCCTTACAGCCAGAcaataaaatattctaaagTTACAAACCATCAGGTTAATTAgtgtatttttatcatttatatgcATAACCAGCAGACTAGACATCAAGACTACATGACATCAAGATACAGTTTTAGAAACACTGCACCACTGGTGTTTCAAAGGGCaaattttttgcttttaatttcatTGTGTTGCAATATGATGACATGGTGAGAACAAGAAAGGTGACACCACTAAACATcatctttttaaatgcagtttttttttaatttactttagtTTTACAATAACATTTTACATCTCTGGAAATCTGACGTTAAAATGTCTTGACCTTTTGACTCGCAGCAGTGTAGCAGTGAACCTGAGGCTGCTGGTCTATCGATATGGAATGAAGAACTCAGGCACAGAAGCAAAATGGAACATAATGTTCCAGAGATACAAAGAAACTTCTTTGGCTCAAGAGAAGGACAAGCTGCTGTATGGACTGGCATCTGTGGAGAACGTGGCACTCCTTTACAGGTAATTAAAAAACATATCATCTTTACAGAATGTTTGACCTGATGGACTAACAAAAGCTGCATTACATCACTTTGGCTGTGATGAGATCACATATTGGTTAGACCCAAATCTGAGTAGCCACAGTGGAAACTAATTGCACTGCAACAGTGTGTATCTTTTCTCAGTTAGCACACCTCAGATGCAAACCTGTGTGAAGCCTGACATCTTGTTGAGACAAACTTAAGaagttgttttgctgttttttgtgttatGCGATGTCTGTTTCTGTTACTTTCAAATAACGGTGCAACAGATGCAGGTGCCATCACCTGGTACCAGAGATTAGCCGACAGTAATTGGAAACGTTGACACCTTGCTTTCACCTGGAGATGTTAGGCGTCACACACATTTGAACTGAGATCTACAAGATCTGATATCTACACTAAACTGGGAACATTTGTGAAGCATAATTCAGAAGACCCAAACGCAGATTCACTGGACAGAAGCAGGAGTTAGGTCAGAAATCCAGGTGAGCAATCaatagacagacaggcaagcGAGATACAAAGCaggcaacacacaaacaaccatcAGGCAAGGATCTAGACaaactgactgagtgagtggcAGAGTGAACAGGCTGGCAGCTGACTGGCAGGCAGATGAAGCAGGAGGAGTGGCAGTGGATGTAGTAAACTGGAGGGAAAAAGCTGGCAGGGGCTAACTGGAAGATGTGCAGCAGGGTGGGGTTTAGGAGCAGGAGgctccagcagtgtccatgaTACTTTCAGCCTCCTATAGgaactaaaaaagaaatatttctttcatttttctttccaagaaagaacttttattttctttacaaccaacatttgaaaataa from Pempheris klunzingeri isolate RE-2024b chromosome 13, fPemKlu1.hap1, whole genome shotgun sequence encodes:
- the enpep gene encoding glutamyl aminopeptidase isoform X1, giving the protein MVDSMELEKQQKRYCIRTKHAVIICVTVVVCSLAVGLGVGLSRPNTTTTPSTPTPTEEPTQPPLPGRGPCMPSTDSSGDWKNFRLPGYVNPVHYDLHLEPDLGDDTYTGTVDIHVEVSKPTRHLWLHIRETFVSTMPRLRMLSSQVGHREVAVKSCFEYKDQQYVVVEATKDLPATNPGEVYVLSLDFQGWLNGSVVGFYRVIYTENGVTKKIAATDHEPTDARKSFPCFDEPNKKATYKISITHDASYGALSNMPQESFITQPGNKMKTSFQKSIPMSTYLVCFAVHQFAFLERTSARGIPLRIYAQPSQLETAQYAANTTKIIFDHFEEYFNMTYSISKLDKIAIPDFGTGAMENWGLITYRETNLLYDENQSSSYNKQRVASVIAHELVHQWFGNIVTMDWWDDLWLNEGFASFFEYVGVEKAEPDWGMRDIMIISDVLPVMVDDALLSSHPIIVNVATPAEITSVFDAISYSKGASILRMLEDWMGKDKFRDGCRKYLKDYFFNNAKTANFWASLASVSGLQVAEVMDTWTKQMGYPVLDLSVSETNAKLTQRRFLLDPKADINAPPSPYGYKWTIPVKWHSVKSDKTVLTMFDKSSREHVISDYVASADGLLKVNNDHIGFYRVNHADHMWTAISQQLQSNHSEFDAADRASYIDDVFAFARADIVDYGNAFNLTEYLTNETEHIVWDRVATSIAYVRNMLSGNDALYPKFQKLFQDHVHAISTELGWTDEGSQTQRLLRETVLGIACQMGNQGALDEASRIFDQWIDGSLSSVAVNLRLLVYRYGMKNSGTEAKWNIMFQRYKETSLAQEKDKLLYGLASVENVALLYRLLEATKDESVVRSQDLFTVVRYVSYNPLGQDMAWDWTTLNWDYLVSRYTINDRNLGRLLNRITTTYNTELQLWKMEHFFSLTPNAGAGEMPRKQALETARNNIEWVRRNEDEIRQWLDNFA
- the enpep gene encoding glutamyl aminopeptidase isoform X2; the protein is MVDSMELEKQQKRYCIRTKHAVIICVTVVVCSLAVGLGVGLSRPNTTTTPSTPTPTEEPTQPPLPGRGPCMPSTDSSGDWKNFRLPGYVNPVHYDLHLEPDLGDDTYTGTVDIHVEVSKPTRHLWLHIRETFVSTMPRLRMLSSQVGHREVAVKSCFEYKDQQYVVVEATKDLPATNPGEVYVLSLDFQGWLNGSVVGFYRVIYTENGVTKKIAATDHEPTDARKSFPCFDEPNKKATYKISITHDASYGALSNMPQESFITQPGNKMKTSFQKSIPMSTYLVCFAVHQFAFLERTSARGIPLRIYAQPSQLETAQYAANTTKIIFDHFEEYFNMTYSISKLDKIAIPDFGTGAMENWGLITYRETNLLYDENQSSSYNKQRVASVIAHELVHQWFGNIVTMDWWDDLWLNEGFASFFEYVGVEKAEPDWGMRDIMIISDVLPVMVDDALLSSHPIIVNVATPAEITSVFDAISYSKGASILRMLEDWMGKDKFRDGCRKYLKDYFFNNAKTANFWASLASVSGLQVAEVMDTWTKQMGYPVLDLSVSETNAKLTQRRFLLDPKADINAPPSPYGYKWTIPVKWHSVKSDKTVLTMFDKSSREHVISDYVASADGLLKVNNDHIGFYRVNHADHMWTAISQQLQSNHSEFDAADRASYIDDVFAFARADIVDYGNAFNLTEYLTNETEHIVWDRVATSIAYVRNMLSGNDALYPKFQKLFQDHVHAISTELGWTDEGSQTQRLLRETVLGIACQMGNQGALDEASRIFDQWIDGSLSVAVNLRLLVYRYGMKNSGTEAKWNIMFQRYKETSLAQEKDKLLYGLASVENVALLYRLLEATKDESVVRSQDLFTVVRYVSYNPLGQDMAWDWTTLNWDYLVSRYTINDRNLGRLLNRITTTYNTELQLWKMEHFFSLTPNAGAGEMPRKQALETARNNIEWVRRNEDEIRQWLDNFA